The sequence GCCTGTTTAAATTAAGGTGCGTGGCTGGCGAGTTGTCTGAGCAAATTACTTTGGTTTGCCGGTCAATGCTTATCCATGCATATGCCCGGCATTGGGCTGCATCTCGTGGCTATCTGACAAAATTGTTTTGATTGTGATATAAGTTAATGCTCATGGTATTAAATTTGATAGATAGTATTTGCGGGGGATATCTATGAAAGAAAATATAATCAGATTCTCCTGTTTGGGGCTGATAATTTTTGCTGCACCTGCAATGGCCGCTACATTAGAGTTGGTGACTTTGCAATATCCTCCCTATCAGTATGAAGAAAATGGCCAGATTAAGGGGCTTGTTGTAGACATTGTAAAAGAAGTTTTTCGCCGCATGCAGCAGCCTGTGAACATTACTTTAATGCCCTGGACCCGATCAATTAAAATGATTGAAGACGGCACTGCCGATGCCGTTTTTACTGCATATAAAACGGCTGACAGGGAAGTATTTGCTGATTACTCTAAAGAAGTACTTATGCCTCAGGCTGTTTCATTTTTTGTTTTGAGTGAATCAAATATTAAATTTGATGGTGATTTACAAAAGCTGGCTAATTATAGTTTTGGTGTGGTCAATAAGATAAGCTATGGTGATGTTTTTGATTCTGCTGTAAAAAATAAAATAATTAAAATGCCGGACATTACTTATACCGGAGAGCAGAATATAGATAAATTATTAGCTAAGCGTTTTGATATTTTAGTCAGCAATAAATATGGTGCACTGGATATTTTAAAAAATAAAAGAGTTCTCCATAAAGTTAAAGCTCTTTCTCCGGTGCTGCAAACTATTCCAAGTTATATAGCTTTTTCTAAAAAAAGAAAGCTTAGTTTGATTCGTGATAAATTTGACGAGATTTTACTTTCCATGAAAAAAGATGGCAGTTATGAAAGAATCATGGCTATCCAGAATAAAATGGAATTTAAAAATAAGTAAAAATACAGGGCATCAGCGTGGCCAGGTGATGTTTTTGTTTGGATTGATTTATATCAATTGCTGTTTTGATAACTGGATCCGCTTACGGCCATTCGTTAAATACCCATATAAAAAACGGGAAGCTCAGGCCTCCCGTTTTATTTCAAATTATCAATACCGGTAATGCGCTGGTTTATATGGCCCTTGTTTGGGGACGTCGATGTAAGCGGCTTGCTCATCGGTCAGCTCCGTGAGTGCTGCGCCGATCTTTTTCAGGTGTAAACGGGCGACCATTTCATCCAGATGCTTAGGTAGCACGTAAACGCCAACCGGGTATTGCTCGGTTTTGCTAAATAGCTCGATTTGTGCCAGCACCTGATTGGTAAAAGAGTTAGACATTACAAAGCTGGGGTGGCCCGTGGCGCAGCCCAGATTCACCAAGCGCCCTTCGGCCAGCAGGATGATGCGTTTGCCATCAGGGAAAATAATATGATCAACCTGCGGTTTGACGTTTTCCCATTTGTACTGGCGTACGGATGCCACCTGAATTTCGCTGTCAAAGTGGCCGATATTGCAGACAATAGCGTTATTGCGCATTTTAATCATATGCTCGTGCGTAATCACGGCCACATTGCCAGTGGTGGTGACAAAGATATCACCCTGATCGCAAATGCTGTCCATTGTCACCACTCGGTAACCTTCCATCGCCGCTTGCAACGCGCAAATCGGGTCGATTTCGGTCACGTAAACGGTAGCTCCCAGGCCGCGCAGGCTTTGAGCGCAGCCCTTACCTACATCACCATAGCCTAGAATCACGGCGGCTTTGCCAGCAATCATCACATCGGTGGCGCGTTTAATGCCATCAACCAGCGACTCCCGGCAGCCGTAGAGGTTGTCGAATTTAGATTTGGTGACGGCGTCGTTAACATTAATTGCAGGGAATGAAAGGCGGCCTTCGCCATGCATTTTATACAGGCGGTGTACGCCGGTGGTGGTTTCCTCCGTTACGCCTTTGATGTAGGAAAGGCGGGTGGAATACCACTTAGGATCTTTTGCCAGCGTGGCTTTGATTGAGGCAAACAGTACGATTTCTTCCTCATTACCTGGCGCAGAAATCACCGAAAGGTCGGTTTCAGCACGCGCGCCAAGGTGTAGCAAAATGGTGGCATCGCCACCGTCATCCAGAATCATATTGGCGTACTGATTCTTGGGGAAATCAAAAATACGGTGAGTAAAATCCCAGTATTCTTCGAGTGTTTCACCCTTATGGGCAAATACGGACGTGCCTGCTGCGGCAATGGCCGCAGCGGCGTGGTCCTGCGTAGAGAATATATTGCACGATACCCAGCGCACCTCGGCACCTAAGGCTTGTAGTGATTCGATCAGTACGGCAGTCTGGATGGTCATATGGATGGAGCCCGCAATACGGGCCCCTTTAAGCGGCTGGGCTTTGGCGTATTCTGTTCGTACAGACATCAGGCCCGGCATTTCTGTTTCTGCTATACGAATTTCTTTACGGCCCCAATCTGCCAAAGATAGGTCAGCAACTTTAAAATCAGGATTTGCCACAGTGGTGATTCCTCTCTGTGGCCGGGCCGGCATCTCCAACACGCATGCCGTACCCGGCGCGGGTTTACAGGAGAGCGCAGTTAAGAAATTCGAGCCTAGCCCCTTAGGGTTGCAGCGCCCCTCGAATGTGCTTTCAGTATAGTACTAAGAATCTGATGATTGTCTTGTTCATAATGTAGTACTTGCTTACATTGCGAGTTGGTAGCAAATGAGAAACAATGTGTTGCATTTCTTATATGATATTTAAAGTAGATTAAGACATATTCTAAGTTTGATTTGTGGTTCAGGCTTATTCACCAAGGTTTTGGAATGAAACTAAAAATAAGCGCTAGCTTGATCTTGGTCCTTGCTTTAAGTGCTTGCGGATCAATGCGTCAGTATCAGGCCGAATCCCAGGGGGTCATTGATTTTTCCCGTGCAGGTAAGCCAGATAGTGCTTTGGCAGTATTGGAGTCGAATAACAGCGATAAAGACCTGCTGTATTTTCTGGAAAAGGGCCAGCTATTACAGCTTAAAAATGACTGGTCTGGCAGCAGCAGTGCCTGGCTGAAGGCCGACGCCAAAATTCATGATTGGGAAAACACCGCTAAAAACTCGCCGGACAAATTATTGGGAGAGGTGGGGAGCTTTTTAATCAATGATAAAACCCGCCGCTATGATGGCTACGATTATGAAAAAGTACTGCTGTCCACCTTGCTGGCCATGAATCATGCCGCCTCAGGTGATTGGGGTAATGCGCGGGTTGAGGTCAAAAAAACGCATGAGCGTGAAGCGATCATTGCAGAATTTCGCTCGCGTGCTTATGAAAAAGATGAAGCCGAAGCCAGAAGCCGGGGCGTGCAAACGACATTTAAAGATTTAAGAGGTTATCCAACCGAAACTCTGGATGATCCTGATGTTCTGGCCTTAAAAAATAGCTACCAAAATGCGTTTAGCCATTACTTAGCAGCTTTTGTTTACGAGGCGCTGGGTGAAAAAAGCCTGGCCGCGCCGGGGTATCGTAAGGCGATCGAGTTGCAGCCTAATACCAAAGTTTTAGAAGACAGCTTAGCGCAGCTCGATAGCAAAACTGCCAAGCATGGCATGAGCGAGGTGCTGTTTGTGGTGAGCTCGGGCCTTGCACCGCTACGTAAATCGGTCAGCCTGCCCCTGCCGGTTTACCGGGCGGGCTTAACGGCGATGTCTTTTCCTGTTATTCGCTCCGGCAATGATTTTGCACCATCGCAGCTTAAATTAGATGGGCGTTTTGTGCCGGTTAGCGCCATCGCCAGTGTGGATGCAATGAGCCGCCGCGCACTGCGTGACGATATGCCGGGCATTATTTTACGCTCTACTGTTCGTGCGTTAAGTAGGGGTGTCGCCCAGAAACAGTTAAACGACAGAGATAATAACGCCAGTGCAATTGCCAGCTTAGTGCTTGGGCTGGTTAGTGTCATTACCGAGCAGGCCGATGAGCGTACCTGGAGCACCCTGCCCGCACAAATTGCTATTGTGCGGGCATCTTTGCCGCAAGGGATGCATAAAGTACTGGTGCCGACATTACAGGGGCAGGAAGCTTTTGACTTTAAAGCCAGCAGCCCCTACCAGATTGTGCCGATTCGGGTGATGGGCAATCAGGTGTATTTTGGTCAGACAGGCTTAGCGCCTGTAATTTTAAATACCGCAGTAACAGAGAGTGCGGACGCGGTGATTCAGCCTGAAAAGGCCAAGAAATAAATCATCGTATTTTCTACTTTGAATAAAAAAGGAATCAGCATGAAAAAGTATTTTGCCCGTAGCGTGTTACTGGCGGCCATTTTAGGATTTTCGGCCATCGCTCAAGCAGCCCCGATTTCCCTCGCTGATCGGATCGAGCAGCTGGGTGAAATGAAATACATCAAGCTAACCGGTGGGCGCACTGCACAACGCAATGGCCTGTTGGCGGTACAGCTGGAAATGCACAATCAGGATAAGAGTGATCAGCAGCTTTATTATCGTTTTCGCTGGCTGGATGATGCAGGTTTTGTAGTGGGGGGAGAAGAAGTCTGGAAGCCACTTAAATTTATTGGGCTACAAAAACAAATTATTGACACTATTGCCCCTGTGCCCAATGCGGTGGATTTCAAAATGGAAGTCAACAGCCCGGAAAACACTGGCTCAGCGCCTGCAGCCAAGTAATTATTTAAAGGAATAAATCAATGAAAACGACGAAACAAGCATTAAAGCTGAGTGCGGCATTGGCTGCGGTATTACTTGCTACAGGCTGCGCATCCAGCTCATCGCCTACTGTGGGCAGTGGTGATGTGGTTTATGGCGATAGTAAGGCAATAGAAACGGTAACGAATGAATTTGGCTCTACCGATTTGCAAATGATTTCAGAATCAATGGCACGCTCTTTAATGCAGCATCCGTCAATGGCAGAACGCCCTTTAATTGTGGTAGCCGAAGTTAAAAATAAAACCACGGAATATATTGATACCCGAAATATTACAAATAGCATGAAAACGCAGCTGATGAAAAGCGGTGCTAAATTTGTAACTGACAGCAGCACGTTAGATGCCCAGGTTGAAGAAATTCGCCGTCAGACTGAAAGCGGACTTTATAAAAATAAAGTTAAAGTTGGCCAAATGAAGGGCGCTAAATATTTATTAACTGGCGAAATTACTTCGATTGTTAAAAAAAGCGATAGTACCAAAGATGTTTATTATAAATTCACACTGATTTTGAAGAATATTGAAGAGGGTGTGGATGAATGGCAGGATGAAAAAGAGATCCGCAAAACATCCAAGCGTTAAGTTACTGAGGAGTATGTTTTCTTATACCCGCGCGGTGCGTTGAAATAAATGCATTGTTGTATTCAAGGCGTGGGCAAGACAATGCCTTGCCCACACTGTATTACTCGCTGTCCGCTTTTTTCTGCGGATTAATTCTGGTTACTAAGAGCTGGTCGATCCGGTAATTATCAATGTCGACCACTTCAAATTTATAATCACCAAAAATTAATAATTCTGCTTTTTTTGGAATGCGTTTTAGCATGTACATCATAAAACCGGCAATCGTTTCGTAATTCTCTTCATCTTTTAATTCATCAATATCCAGTGCTTTTTTTACGTCTTCAATTGGCGTAACCCCATCAACCAGCCATGAGCTTTCATCTCGCTGCACAATCTGATCGGCTCCGGGGTCTACCATGCTGCCCATTAGTTGAATGGTGACATCATTTAGCGTAATAATTCCAACCACCAGGGCGTATTCATTCAAAATAACGGCAAAGTCTTCGCGCGCTTCTTTAAATTGTTCAAGTACCTCGGATAAAGAAAGTGTGTCCGGAATCGTGAGTAATTTTCGATTACCGCATTGCTTCAAGCCTTCGAGTAAATTAATTTCCCCGCCCTGAAGTACTAATTGCAAAATATCTTTGGCATCAATATAGGCAAATACACTGTCAATACTGTTTTCACAAAGCAGAAACTTTGAATGTGGCTCGGCCAGCATTCTGGCTCGTATGGTTTCTTCGGCCTCATTAAGTGAAAAGAAAATAACGCTTTCGCGCGTCGTCATTACAGATGTAACGGTGCGTGTTTCCAGTTCAAATACATTTTCAATCAGATTGTGTTCTTTACGGCGTACCGTGCCCGCCATTGCGCCTGCATCTGCCATGGCTACAATATCATCGGTGGTAATTTCATCCCGGCGTACTGCGGGTAAATTGAAGGCGTTGAAAATCATATTGGCAATGCCATCAAAAATAAACACCAGCGGGCGCAGCAGGAAAATACAAAATAAAATGGGTGAAACTACATTGACTGCAGTGGCTTCCGGTACTGCCATGCCAATTCTTTTTGGAATTAAATCGGCAAACTGAATAAACAGCCCGGTTACTACAGTAAACGACATCAGAAAGCCTAGCGTTTCAGCTGTTTCTGCCTGTACACCAAATTGAATAAATAGTGCCTTAAAAACAGGCGAAAAGGCGGGTTCACCTAAAATACCGGCCAAAATTGCCACGGCATTCACACCGACTTGCACCACAGTGAAAAAATCTCCGGGCCGCTCCTGCAGGGCCAGCACCAGATCGGCGCGTTTATCGCCGTCTTCGCTCATTTGTTGCAGCTTGTGTTTGCGTGCTGCGGCAAGTGCAATTTCCGAAACCGAGAAAAGAGCGCTGATTAAAATAAGAATAAAAATAACAAGTAAGCCATTCATCATAATATGAAATCTCCTGCCGCTAGCTTAGCAGCTCGCCAGCTTGCAATGAAGTCTCTTTGAATGCAAAAACCTGCATAAAACAACAATATGGCGTTATTGTGCCGGGGTCGGCCGCCTTTCTTGGCAAAGTCTGCCGGGTTTGTGGATAAAAATGTGCCTGAAATAAACTGCATACGTCTGAAGGTAAAAGCTTGATTGGGCTGGATTTAAGCCGTAAAGCTATCAGGGTAGATCAGCTCTGAAAAACCCCGGATAGTTGATAAATAAAGTGAGACCCTGCAATAGCCTGATGCCTTTGCAGAAAGAATGATTTGTGAATTTGCCGAAGAAAAAGTGATGCTAAGCAACTCTGGAAGAATTTCAATCTTCGGTTTAATCTGAGCCTGAAGATGGAAAGCTGGAAAAAGGCGGCTAATTATTTAAAGCAGAAGTTTAATTAAAAGATGGAAAAATTGTTGAATGAGCAGAATGGCCTGATATGCATTAACCTGCATTAAAATACGGATGAGCTTTAGTTCATCCGTATTTTATAGAACAACTTTATTGTTTAATCATTTTTGCAACTTTTGCTTCAAATTCATCAAAGCGCTGTTTAAGGGCCTGCATTTCCGTGGCTTTTTCTGCTTTGCCCAGGAATGAATAACGAATGCTATTCATAGCGGTGTTTTTTAGCTCGTCATAAGATGGTTTGTAGCGGCTGGCGTAAAGCAGGTATTCGCTACTGAGATTATTGCGTGATACGCCCGGATCATCGCTGGAAATTATAAAAGGCACGCCATGGCGGCGGTAAACCTGAATTGGGTGTGCTTCGTTTTTTACCCCAAGAATAAATTCATTACTGGTGAGGTTAACTTCGACCGGAATGTCTTTTTCTTTCAGCTTTTTTAAAAGTAGATCGGCATTTTTTTCGTGGGTAATATCAATACCGTGGCCAATACGGTTTGCGCCTGCAATTTGCACTGCGTCGTTAATATGATTCTTTAATCCTTCTGGCGGCACCATGCCGAGTGCTAATTCTCCTGCATGCAGGGCGAGCTTGCTGTCGGGGTAGCGTTTTTTAAAGAATTTAAACATCTGCATATGCAGATCATAATCACGCATCGCAACGTGTTCATTTTCCGGCCCTACAATATTTACGGCCACAATCAGATTGCTGGCCTTATCGGCGGCAAAGGCGGAGTACATAGCGCTAAAGACCAGTGAAGGTGATAAATTACGTAATACATAGGCTTGCACACGTAATTTAAAATCGCTGCTATCAATGCCTTTTGCTGCGTCTTCCATGATTTTTACATAGGTACTGATTTGCTGCTGGCTGGTAGTATCTTGCGCCATAAAATCGGCATAGCGGGTAAAGATGGCTTCTGCATCTTTAGGGTTTTGTACCAGCTGATTTATTTTTTCGTC comes from Iodobacter ciconiae and encodes:
- a CDS encoding substrate-binding periplasmic protein, yielding MKENIIRFSCLGLIIFAAPAMAATLELVTLQYPPYQYEENGQIKGLVVDIVKEVFRRMQQPVNITLMPWTRSIKMIEDGTADAVFTAYKTADREVFADYSKEVLMPQAVSFFVLSESNIKFDGDLQKLANYSFGVVNKISYGDVFDSAVKNKIIKMPDITYTGEQNIDKLLAKRFDILVSNKYGALDILKNKRVLHKVKALSPVLQTIPSYIAFSKKRKLSLIRDKFDEILLSMKKDGSYERIMAIQNKMEFKNK
- a CDS encoding adenosine deaminase, giving the protein MKTKLLALCLLAIGASHAKDINNNYAQTKQYYSQLISAPVPNTAELGLLMNMLPKGADLHHHYSGAIYAETYLEWVGRQKFCIYSEDNAALNAQKFHINTSPSDASSKICLSADATRQNNAFYRELLKKWSDKDFSNHSHDQPAPDQNFFNTFFYFIPVASYAMNEGFQSLKERAQAENVQYLETMVDLAPSISNKELDEKINQLVQNPKDAEAIFTRYADFMAQDTTSQQQISTYVKIMEDAAKGIDSSDFKLRVQAYVLRNLSPSLVFSAMYSAFAADKASNLIVAVNIVGPENEHVAMRDYDLHMQMFKFFKKRYPDSKLALHAGELALGMVPPEGLKNHINDAVQIAGANRIGHGIDITHEKNADLLLKKLKEKDIPVEVNLTSNEFILGVKNEAHPIQVYRRHGVPFIISSDDPGVSRNNLSSEYLLYASRYKPSYDELKNTAMNSIRYSFLGKAEKATEMQALKQRFDEFEAKVAKMIKQ
- a CDS encoding COG3014 family protein, whose amino-acid sequence is MKLKISASLILVLALSACGSMRQYQAESQGVIDFSRAGKPDSALAVLESNNSDKDLLYFLEKGQLLQLKNDWSGSSSAWLKADAKIHDWENTAKNSPDKLLGEVGSFLINDKTRRYDGYDYEKVLLSTLLAMNHAASGDWGNARVEVKKTHEREAIIAEFRSRAYEKDEAEARSRGVQTTFKDLRGYPTETLDDPDVLALKNSYQNAFSHYLAAFVYEALGEKSLAAPGYRKAIELQPNTKVLEDSLAQLDSKTAKHGMSEVLFVVSSGLAPLRKSVSLPLPVYRAGLTAMSFPVIRSGNDFAPSQLKLDGRFVPVSAIASVDAMSRRALRDDMPGIILRSTVRALSRGVAQKQLNDRDNNASAIASLVLGLVSVITEQADERTWSTLPAQIAIVRASLPQGMHKVLVPTLQGQEAFDFKASSPYQIVPIRVMGNQVYFGQTGLAPVILNTAVTESADAVIQPEKAKK
- a CDS encoding hemolysin family protein, which produces MMNGLLVIFILILISALFSVSEIALAAARKHKLQQMSEDGDKRADLVLALQERPGDFFTVVQVGVNAVAILAGILGEPAFSPVFKALFIQFGVQAETAETLGFLMSFTVVTGLFIQFADLIPKRIGMAVPEATAVNVVSPILFCIFLLRPLVFIFDGIANMIFNAFNLPAVRRDEITTDDIVAMADAGAMAGTVRRKEHNLIENVFELETRTVTSVMTTRESVIFFSLNEAEETIRARMLAEPHSKFLLCENSIDSVFAYIDAKDILQLVLQGGEINLLEGLKQCGNRKLLTIPDTLSLSEVLEQFKEAREDFAVILNEYALVVGIITLNDVTIQLMGSMVDPGADQIVQRDESSWLVDGVTPIEDVKKALDIDELKDEENYETIAGFMMYMLKRIPKKAELLIFGDYKFEVVDIDNYRIDQLLVTRINPQKKADSE
- the ahcY gene encoding adenosylhomocysteinase translates to MANPDFKVADLSLADWGRKEIRIAETEMPGLMSVRTEYAKAQPLKGARIAGSIHMTIQTAVLIESLQALGAEVRWVSCNIFSTQDHAAAAIAAAGTSVFAHKGETLEEYWDFTHRIFDFPKNQYANMILDDGGDATILLHLGARAETDLSVISAPGNEEEIVLFASIKATLAKDPKWYSTRLSYIKGVTEETTTGVHRLYKMHGEGRLSFPAINVNDAVTKSKFDNLYGCRESLVDGIKRATDVMIAGKAAVILGYGDVGKGCAQSLRGLGATVYVTEIDPICALQAAMEGYRVVTMDSICDQGDIFVTTTGNVAVITHEHMIKMRNNAIVCNIGHFDSEIQVASVRQYKWENVKPQVDHIIFPDGKRIILLAEGRLVNLGCATGHPSFVMSNSFTNQVLAQIELFSKTEQYPVGVYVLPKHLDEMVARLHLKKIGAALTELTDEQAAYIDVPKQGPYKPAHYRY
- the lpoB gene encoding penicillin-binding protein activator LpoB; translated protein: MKTTKQALKLSAALAAVLLATGCASSSSPTVGSGDVVYGDSKAIETVTNEFGSTDLQMISESMARSLMQHPSMAERPLIVVAEVKNKTTEYIDTRNITNSMKTQLMKSGAKFVTDSSTLDAQVEEIRRQTESGLYKNKVKVGQMKGAKYLLTGEITSIVKKSDSTKDVYYKFTLILKNIEEGVDEWQDEKEIRKTSKR
- a CDS encoding YcfL family protein, which produces MKKYFARSVLLAAILGFSAIAQAAPISLADRIEQLGEMKYIKLTGGRTAQRNGLLAVQLEMHNQDKSDQQLYYRFRWLDDAGFVVGGEEVWKPLKFIGLQKQIIDTIAPVPNAVDFKMEVNSPENTGSAPAAK